From Hydra vulgaris chromosome 15, alternate assembly HydraT2T_AEP, one genomic window encodes:
- the LOC100196999 gene encoding uncharacterized protein LOC100196999 isoform X2 — protein sequence MAPSELSEKDLTRCKSPDSGSDGDDKYALQEDKKKSQPQGEIRAGLRSLFSDKPVRVKFVNLTGKEVQLYWINYVGECEKAFKLLDGKCDVIDTFETHPWIAANARNKKVHHAFTIGNNLVYYPILGPNGGKFAVAEIRKAPEKLAELASNPNGVEVTVKFINRTSCRAFLEIIKEDGERELKHTLKAGETFTTVTQEKTYWISVMDKETDEGLLLNYGWYYSPMKTRMKKERCYITDYI from the exons ATGGCTCCTAGTGAATTATCTGAG aaggATTTAACTCGATGTAAG AGTCCTGATAGTGGATCAGATGGAGATGATAAGTATGCGTTACAAgaagataagaaaaaaagtcaGCCTCAAGGAGAga ttCGTGCTGGATTACGTTCCTTATTTTCTGATAAACCAGTAAGAGTGAAGTTTGTCAATTTGACTGGTAAAGAAGTACAGTTGTATTGGATAAATTATGTTGGAGAATGTGAAAAggcttttaaacttttagatGGAAAATGTGATGTGATTGATACATTTGAAACTCATCCTTGGATTGCTGCAAATGCGCGTAATAAAAAGGTGCATCATGCATTTACTATTGGTAATAATTTAGTGTATTATCCTATTCTTGGACCAAATGGAGGAAAATTTGCTGTAGCTGAGATTCGAAAAGCTCCCG aaaaacttgcAGAATTAGCATCTAATCCTAATGGTGTTGAGGTAACTGTGAAGTTCATTAATCGTACTTCTTGTCGcgcttttttagaaataattaagGAGGACGGAGAGAGAGAGCTGAAACATACTTTAAAAGCTG gaGAAACGTTCACTACTGTTACTCAAGAGAAAACATATTGGATATCTGTTATGGACAAAGAAACTGATGAAGGCCTTTTACTAAATTACGGTTGGTACTATTCTCCCATGAAAACAAGAATGAAGAAAGAAAGATGCTACATTACTGACT ataTTTAG